In Sedimenticola thiotaurini, the following proteins share a genomic window:
- a CDS encoding YbgA family protein encodes MTTDRFSPVTIGISSCLLGEQVRYDGGHKQDRFVTEQLAPFLRFIPLCPEVGSGMTTPRPAVQLVGEADNPRVVGVNQPELDVTAQLQAYSEQALAGLDGISGYILKKDSPSCGMKRVKVFPESGGRARRQGSGIFARALMSRLPELPVEDEGRLNDPILRENFINRIYVYRDWQRLIQTGVTAAGLIDFHARHKYLVMAHSQAAYKRLGRLLSNLPREAVASASSAYFSELMSALRRPANRKGHSNVLQHIMGYLKRQIDSRDKQELGESIERYRQGEIPLVVPITLFRHYFRLHPDPYIARQVYLQPHPDALGLRNNL; translated from the coding sequence ATGACAACAGATCGTTTCAGCCCGGTCACTATCGGTATCAGCAGCTGTCTGCTGGGGGAACAGGTACGCTACGACGGCGGCCACAAACAGGACCGTTTCGTGACCGAACAACTGGCCCCTTTCCTCCGTTTTATCCCCCTCTGCCCGGAAGTGGGCAGCGGCATGACCACGCCCCGACCGGCGGTACAGCTGGTGGGTGAAGCGGACAATCCCCGCGTGGTCGGGGTCAACCAGCCGGAGCTGGATGTCACAGCGCAGCTGCAAGCCTATTCGGAACAGGCGCTGGCCGGGCTGGATGGCATCAGCGGCTACATCCTCAAGAAAGATTCACCCAGCTGTGGCATGAAGCGGGTCAAGGTCTTTCCGGAATCGGGGGGCAGGGCCCGGCGCCAGGGCAGCGGCATCTTTGCCCGCGCCCTGATGAGCCGCCTGCCCGAGCTACCGGTGGAGGACGAAGGGCGGTTGAATGACCCGATCCTGCGGGAGAACTTCATCAATCGGATCTACGTCTACCGGGACTGGCAGCGGTTAATCCAGACAGGAGTTACGGCAGCGGGACTGATCGACTTCCACGCCCGACACAAGTACCTGGTGATGGCCCACTCCCAGGCGGCCTACAAGCGCCTCGGCCGACTGTTATCCAACCTGCCCAGGGAGGCGGTTGCATCCGCCAGCAGCGCCTATTTCAGCGAATTGATGAGCGCCCTGCGACGACCAGCCAACCGCAAGGGCCACAGCAATGTGCTGCAACACATCATGGGTTATCTGAAACGCCAGATCGACAGTCGTGACAAACAGGAACTGGGGGAGAGTATCGAACGCTACCGGCAGGGTGAGATACCCCTGGTGGTGCCGATCACCCTGTTCCGGCACTATTTCCGCCTCCATCCCGATCCCTACATCGCCCGGCAGGTCTACCTGCAACCCCATCCGGACGCCCTGGGCCTGAGAAATAATCTGTAA
- a CDS encoding TIGR01777 family oxidoreductase, translated as MKIAITGATGFIGRRLCTALNSAGHQLIQLGRQALQDDIDRLAGQLQGCDAIINLAGENIGRRWSEAYMQALYDSRVLTTRALVEALSRLEQRPGLLISTSAMGAFDSLGRYSESDPPNAGGFFGRLTRDWEAAALQAETLGVRTLIFRLSLVLGRDGGMMKQLLLPFRLGLGGPIGDGSQPFSWIHIDDLVRAYSFALAQPEMGGIYHLSAPDSTTNRQFTRTLGRQLHRPALLPVPLFMLKLRFGQGAEALASGQYLISERLPEAGFHFQYDTLAKALQEITGPA; from the coding sequence ATGAAAATCGCCATTACCGGAGCGACCGGCTTCATCGGCAGGCGCCTCTGCACCGCACTGAACAGCGCCGGCCACCAGCTGATCCAACTGGGGCGCCAGGCACTGCAGGATGATATCGACCGGTTGGCCGGGCAACTCCAGGGTTGCGACGCCATCATCAACCTGGCCGGGGAGAACATCGGCCGACGCTGGAGCGAGGCCTACATGCAGGCTTTGTACGACAGCCGGGTACTGACCACCCGCGCGCTGGTGGAGGCACTGTCCCGGCTGGAGCAGCGTCCGGGCCTGCTCATCTCCACTTCTGCCATGGGCGCTTTTGACAGCCTGGGCCGCTACAGCGAATCCGACCCACCCAATGCAGGCGGCTTCTTCGGTCGCCTCACCCGTGACTGGGAGGCCGCCGCTCTACAGGCCGAAACCCTGGGTGTGCGCACCTTGATCTTCCGCCTGAGCCTGGTACTGGGTCGGGACGGGGGCATGATGAAACAGCTGCTGCTGCCTTTCCGCCTGGGGTTGGGGGGACCGATCGGTGACGGCAGCCAGCCCTTCTCCTGGATCCATATCGACGACCTGGTGCGCGCCTACAGCTTTGCCCTGGCCCAGCCGGAGATGGGCGGCATCTATCACCTCAGCGCCCCTGACAGCACCACCAACCGGCAGTTTACCCGGACATTGGGCCGGCAACTGCACCGCCCCGCCCTGCTGCCGGTGCCCCTGTTTATGCTCAAGTTACGGTTCGGACAGGGGGCCGAAGCCCTGGCCAGCGGACAGTATCTGATCTCTGAACGACTGCCTGAAGCAGGCTTCCATTTCCAGTACGACACCCTGGCCAAGGCGTTGCAGGAGATCACCGGTCCGGCGTGA